TCATTACAATCAATATGGAAGTTTCCTCTTATGTTGCTGCGATAATGCAAGCCAGAAGAGGCTGGGAGAGTGGTTTTGTGGAAAAACAATGTCGTATAGACTGGCaacgaaaaaattgaaaaaaattctaattcgaaagttgttatcatatatTAAAGGTGTcgaacaaatataatccagatgTGTTAGCAGTTAATCAGTAAGTGCCTGAAATATCACCATAGAATTCTTCTCcttcaacaccaaattcttcacaaTTTTCACCAGGTCCATCAAATCCAACTTCTTCACCTGATACTGTTGGATAAATGCTCGGTTGAGCCCATAATTTtttccatctcaagcttgttgtcaatgttagatgatgaaaactatatcttgatttctagtctactatgccgagtttcggactaggttagaatttggtatcaacgaagatatttggagaattttttttatCGGGTATGTGAAGAAtgaatcattttattttattcacTATCTCACCATTCTATCATTTGGGACTGTGTCGTATGAATTCTAGTAGATTCACAAAGAAGAAAATTTGAGTCAAGCTTgccttgttaaaaatctcgaaatatgattcaagcatagatgttcaaagttccttaacaatattagttcaaaaCAATTCTTTGTtcgagaattaatttgtggatacattgaaaatttcccatgcaagtgattttatattTTGGGTATGTTTCAAACATTATAAGAGATAATTCatgaacttctgatatttctgctcagAGTAGGTATATGATTTCTAATCCATAGATATCTGATTTCAAAAATACAGGGAAGGTTGacgaaccagtttgcaaaccatagatatctgatttCAGAAATACagagaaggttggcgaaccagttcgcaaaccgcaagttcagttgaGAACAATTCATGAACcatggtgaactgaatttttggtGTTGGTATAAAAAGCTTAAGGTTCGCGAACCTAGTTCACGCACTGTGTCCATCTGAATTCACAAACCGTGTATGGTTGGAGATCCCAGTTTGCGCATATATCTAAGTTCTCGAGCCGATTAGGATTGGTGAACCCGGTTCACTAACCGTAGCTCCCTGACTCGTGAAGTTTAGCCTtatggttcacgaaccgtttcaccaacggTCCCAATATAATTTAACAGAtgctcaaaaaaatatttttttaaatatgtttagcattgctgtGACTCTCATAACCACTTATAAGATTTCATCGATCACTAAAACACTTATGTGTGcccatcatgattaaactcttaggtgtttaaatgaacatcaatttttttatagTTCGAAAGGCATATTTGCAAAAACAGAAcaatcattgtacacggttccgtAATCAGACCAATGTGTATATTCTTCCATTGTATTTTCAAGGCTAATTCTCACATGttttaattgaaaccctaataatagtttcatctaaacagagaaagtatttgcttgattctcaagttatcttagcttgaattctaagcaatccctgacactttgtgtgtCCTGGTtgatatctagagtcgtcctctatgatCCTAGGTTTCcattgagaaacataattatgtTTATGACCGAAAGACTTCGCTTTAAGGATTCGTGAATCCGGGTCCGAATATCTTTACCTTAATAGTTTGTGTATCCTAATCTTGTTTTTTTGTTAtggaggttctcgtaatctcttttaGGCATGATGGATAGAAATAGAAaattttcttcgtctcagactttgcgaTTCCTCGAGATAGATACCTGAAAACTATTCTTAAGTGATAATTTTAAGATTGTTCTTAAGAGATGGTAAAAgatccaggcttctcatctaacTGAGTGTACGTGTTACGGATTGTGAGgcttgctagctttgtctattgcaaatagattccaaagccttgatatttgatcttaggagatatcaaatatgattatatgttagaggaagattggtatcaaaagtcttcactgaggttgaagcaactcttaggctataaaggacgtcatctaagagaatcaactacgtaaagccttgcgaggttcaagaaacGTAAGGATCGCgtctgtaactgaatcgcttggagggtggattcagtctcaaccaaattccagtccaaagtctgttagtaggctagtgtctatagcggcttaataaagtttggtattcaaatctggacgaggtttcgaagtttttctgcagttgcggtttgctcgttaacaaaaattcaggtgtcttgtgttttcccttttccgcaatatattatttttatttataattggatttatgcAATTTGTACATATTCAATCTTAATAGATGCATCCATCTAAttatgatcgattacgagacttttttcttgtagaattcatatcttgaaagatagataacaagtttataaCTTGGCAGAATTCCTATTGGATTATtcagatacgactagattgatattggatattgatttttgggatcgtccaagtactcttcttaataaTCAGTTTCAAGGACTCCTTTGTCTATATACATAATGACTGAGAAtcgatagagatataaactctatatacatatattgtcaaggatcattaagttggtgtacttgcaattgtattaggttttgtccttaCAGGTTTCCGAACAAAAACGTTGGTGGTATATTTGGTACCCTCttatttttaattggtatcagagtaggcaaacaccttagacctaacaagtctttttttttttgctaaatcaccatttttatttaaaataaagGAGCTAAAATGATGTTACGATAAGAGGAATAATAAAACAACCAAAAAGAAAAGAGTCTAACACTTTAAGGAAACTTTAACAGAATATATAGTATTTCCTGTGTGGCATCGCAACTTGTATTAAGTGAGCTGGTCTTCCAATGTGATGAATAAATTCTCCCATTTGTAGAGTTACTCCTTTATTAGCCAAACTGCCAGCATAGAAATTGATTTCTCTATAATAATGTTCATAAAAGATTTGGGATATAAGAGTTGTGGCTTTAAGCCATCTTGATTTAAAACACCATGGAATCTGCCCCTTCTAGAAATCTTCTACCACTGATTTTGAGTCTGAtctaataataatattatcatgTTGCATTTTTACAGACCACTCAAGAGCCCAAATGATTGCAAGTGACTCAGCAATATAGTTTGAAGCAACTCCTATACCTCCTGAGATAGTACCAAGAACAGCACAAACATGGTCCCTTGTTATTATGCCAAAATCTGCAAGCCCTGGATTTCCTGCTGCAGCTCCATCACAGCAAAACAGAACAAATCCTTTAGGTGGATTCAACCAGATACACTCTTTAATAGCAGTGAATTTAATACTCATGTGACCCAATTGAAAGAAGTTTAAAATTTGGGAGTCATAGTCTTGACTCCATCTGTTTCCTTTCATCATGTACCCACCAAGGTGAACCAAGTATAGAATTCTGCTTATGAAATCATTTTCATTTGGTTGCACATTTTCAAACATAATCCTATTTTTAAGAAACCAGAGTTCTCTCATGATGCAGAAAGCTGCAGTAGTCCATATTTCTCTGACTATGGGACTATGGTTTTTTGCACAATGTATGATGTTTTCAAATGAAACAGGAATAGGAAAGTTGAAAATGTTACCTAACCACTTCCAAATTTTTAAGCTGAAGTTGCAGGACCATAGAAGGTGAGGCATGCTATCTTGATTTTGCTTGCAAACAGAGCACATAGAAGCAATATAATAACCTTGAGCAACTTTCATttgatcatctacatagacttcttGTTGAATCTTCCAAATATTGCTTGATATACCAGGGTACAAAAAGGATTTCCATATGTGAGAAGGCCAATGAATGATTGGTTATTTATGCCATACTTTGTTAACTGCTGCAGCTGTTGAAAATTTTCCCTTCATGTCACCACTCCAAATGATCTCATCTAGGGTGCCATTTACTATTGGCAAGGGCATGGAAATAAAGCCTTATAATTCAATGGGTATAACCCATTCATTATTCTGTAGTAAATCCTTAACTTTCATCTGAAAGTTATTCTTGACATGGTCAGTAAAACCAATTCTGTCAATTAGTGGACCTTCACCAGTCCAAGTATCAAACCAAACTGAGATGTTGTCACCTTTGCCAATAATCCATCTGACATCATTCTTGAGAGACTGCCAATCCCATTTAAACCCAGGCCAAACTGATGATAGTTTCCATTGTGAGGTCCATTGCCCATTTTTATCTTGAAATTTAGCTGCAAAAAACAGAGACCATTCCTCTTTGGATGTTTTCAgcttccacatcatcttcattaaCAATGCTTTATTAACATTAGACAATATACTAATGCCCAATCCACCTTCATTGAAGGGagtacaaactcttctttaagaAATGGTTTTTGTTTTTCTAATTTCTGCATCTCCAGACCATAAAACATTTCTCATAATTTTTTCACACTGCTTAGTTATTGAAATGGGCCATCTGTATATAGTCGTGTTGTACATAGGAATGCTACTGAGCACATATTTAATTAAGATTAATTTGTCATTAAAAGATAGTAATTTGCATTTCCAAACTACAAGATAGTCTTGCATCATTTCAACCATAGACCACACAGATGTAGATTTAATTCTTCCTGGATGAATGATGACTCCCAATTATTTATTTGGAAATGATGTGAGTTCCATGTGTAACATATCTGATATCTGAGATTTTCTAATCAATGAGCATCCATCAACAAAGCATTTACTCTTGCTCTTGTTAATGATTTGTCCCGAGCAACTTTAATAATCTTCAATCAGTTTTAAGAGATTTTCTACCCTTTTTTTTGAATCATTACTGAACAGAaagatatcatcagcaaaaagtaGGTGTTTAGGGGCAATACCTTTTCTTATCACCATTGACTGTATCTTTTTGGTTTCCACCATCTTTGTTAAGCCTTTGCTTAGAACCTCCTCCATGAGAACAAATATAATTTGAGATAATGGATCCCCTTGCTTGAGTCCTCTATTCATTGAAAAGAATCCATTTGGTCCTCCATTAACCATCACAGATATTTTAGCAGAAGAGAGAAGTACTTTTAACCAATCACACCAAGCCACAAAAAATCCATATTTTTGAAGAACTTTGAATAGAAACAGCCAACTCACTGAGTCATATGCTTCAGAGATATCAAGTTTCAGACTTAAGTTGCCTCCTctcctttttttcttcatctcattTACTAGCTCAGAGGCTAAAAAAATCTTCTCATGAATATTTATACCCTTAATATATGCTACTTGTTGAGGAGACACTAGCTTATTCATAAGACTTGCCATTCTAAGTGAAATGATTTTGGTGAATACCTTATAGCTGAAATTGCTAAGACTAATTGGTCTAAATTGATTTGGTTTTTTTGCACCTTGCACTTTAGGTAAAATAACCAAAAATTTAGAATTCAAACCTTTGGGTATATACTTTCTTTTCCAGCAGTATTGAACAACATTT
This DNA window, taken from Papaver somniferum cultivar HN1 unplaced genomic scaffold, ASM357369v1 unplaced-scaffold_133, whole genome shotgun sequence, encodes the following:
- the LOC113333588 gene encoding uncharacterized protein LOC113333588; amino-acid sequence: MKVAQGYYIASMCSVCKQNQDSMPHLLWSCNFSLKIWKWLGNIFNFPIPVSFENIIHCAKNHSPIVREIWTTAAFCIMRELWFLKNRIMFENVQPNENDFISRILYLVHLGGYMMKGNRWSQDYDSQILNFFQLGHMSIKFTAIKECIWLNPPKGFVLFCCDGAAAGNPGLADFGIITRDHVCAVLGTISGGIGVASNYIAESLAIIWALEWSVKMQHDNIIIRSDSKSVVEDF
- the LOC113333589 gene encoding uncharacterized protein LOC113333589, whose amino-acid sequence is MKWLQIFSDWGYKVGLRVASDHFPLLGGCASVPKPKNVPLRFQKIWLEHSSFMSVVQDSLAIQIHGDAPYIFMQKRKHLKQILKDWNWRAFGDVKVKIQEAEKNFKDKMEISNKNPHDEQALHDLVTAQNDLNSRETHYSTMMKQKSRVKWVMEGSANTNFFHSNIKIKQTRNDICELEDENDNLISDQTKIADILVDFFEKRFQEQAVEISEDILDVITNIITESDQFMLEVTPEADEIKVVVFAMDGDNAPGPDSSSRMFYKACWEIIQHDFINVVQYCWKRKYIPKGLNSKFLVILPKVQGAKKPNQFRPISLSNFSYKVFTKIISLRMASLMNKLVSPQQVAYIKGINIHEKIFLASELVNEMKKKRRGGNLSLKLDISEAYDSVSWLFLFKVLQKYGFFVAWCDWLKVLLSSAKISVMVNGGPNGFFSMNRGLKQGDPLSQIIFVLMEEVLSKGLTKMVETKKIQSMVIRKGIAPKHLLFADDIFLFSNDSKKRMMWKLKTSKEEWSLFFAAKFQDKNGQWTSQWKLSSVWPGFKWDWQSLKNDVRWIIGKGDNISVWFDTWTGEGPLIDRIGFTDHVKNNFQMKVKDLLQNNEWVIPIEL